The proteins below are encoded in one region of Aquisphaera giovannonii:
- a CDS encoding M28 family peptidase, whose translation MSRIARIAAALAVVLAEPCLPADEPGPFTAARFREHVAFLASDALEGRKAGSEGAAKAADYIAERFRAAGLSPAGDAGTYFQAFTARRDLRCRNVVGVLPGDGGLAGENVIVAAHYDHLGRVQLGAGDAGDATFNGADDNASGVAGMLLMLEDIARDRAARPDAARRAVVFLATDAEEQGLQGAAHYADHPALPLDRAAAMLNLDMIGRLSGGRLFALDAETSPGLASAIRERARSSRVRVETRIGGNERSDHVLFLRRRIPSVHFYTGLHADYHEVGDELSTIDCEGGARIAALGAGFVRFAAGHPGRFEYRRVEPGMDIRNALALAGRLGVVPAGGSQGGRHPRIVLVVPGSLAARKGVKVGDEIASINGVAMDRIEDAILAISQLRLDQPQRVTILRGGEPIDVRVAAGELTDLTGPRREAAPGGRIAVTFQFTPPAGTEQVSVGGDFGASHAHEERPMEGPGPGGRYTLRLILDPGDYAYNFQCRGPGADGSYPDPTNTEQDEFGNSVLRVGAAPR comes from the coding sequence ATGAGCAGGATCGCGAGGATCGCGGCGGCGCTGGCGGTGGTCCTCGCCGAGCCATGCCTGCCGGCGGACGAGCCCGGCCCGTTCACCGCCGCCCGCTTCCGCGAGCACGTGGCGTTCCTGGCGTCGGACGCCCTGGAGGGCCGCAAGGCCGGGTCGGAGGGGGCGGCGAAGGCCGCGGACTACATCGCGGAGAGGTTCCGGGCGGCCGGGCTGTCCCCGGCCGGCGACGCGGGGACGTATTTTCAGGCGTTCACGGCCCGCCGCGACCTGCGGTGCCGCAACGTCGTCGGCGTACTCCCGGGCGACGGGGGGCTCGCGGGCGAGAATGTGATCGTCGCCGCCCACTACGATCACCTGGGCCGCGTCCAGCTCGGGGCGGGGGACGCGGGCGACGCGACCTTCAACGGGGCGGACGACAACGCGTCGGGCGTCGCGGGGATGCTGCTGATGCTCGAGGACATCGCCCGCGATCGCGCCGCACGTCCGGACGCGGCGCGTCGGGCCGTCGTGTTCCTCGCCACCGACGCGGAGGAGCAGGGCCTGCAAGGCGCCGCGCACTACGCCGATCATCCCGCGCTGCCGCTCGACCGGGCCGCCGCGATGCTCAACCTCGACATGATCGGCCGGCTCTCGGGCGGCCGGCTGTTCGCGCTCGACGCGGAGACCTCGCCGGGGCTCGCGTCCGCGATCCGCGAGCGGGCGAGGTCCTCTCGCGTCCGCGTGGAGACCCGCATCGGCGGCAACGAGCGCAGCGACCACGTGCTCTTCCTCCGGCGGCGGATCCCGTCGGTCCACTTCTACACCGGCCTCCACGCCGACTACCACGAGGTCGGCGACGAGCTGTCGACGATCGACTGCGAGGGGGGCGCCCGGATCGCCGCCCTCGGGGCGGGGTTCGTCCGCTTCGCGGCCGGCCATCCCGGGCGATTCGAGTACCGCCGCGTCGAGCCGGGCATGGACATCCGCAACGCCCTGGCGCTGGCGGGCCGGCTCGGGGTCGTCCCCGCGGGGGGATCCCAGGGCGGGCGCCATCCCCGGATCGTGCTCGTCGTGCCCGGCAGCCTCGCCGCCCGCAAGGGCGTGAAGGTGGGCGACGAGATCGCGAGCATCAACGGCGTCGCCATGGACCGGATCGAGGACGCCATCCTCGCGATCTCCCAGCTTCGGCTCGACCAGCCCCAGCGGGTGACCATCCTGCGGGGCGGCGAGCCGATCGACGTCCGCGTCGCGGCCGGCGAGCTCACCGACCTCACGGGCCCGCGACGCGAGGCCGCCCCGGGCGGCCGGATCGCCGTCACCTTCCAGTTCACTCCCCCCGCCGGGACGGAGCAGGTCTCCGTCGGCGGGGACTTCGGCGCGTCCCATGCCCACGAGGAGAGGCCCATGGAAGGCCCGGGCCCGGGTGGCAGGTACACCCTGCGACTGATCCTCGACCCCGGGGATTACGCCTACAACTTCCAATGCCGTGGGCCGGGCGCCGACGGCTCCTACCCCGACCCGACCAACACGGAGCAGGACGAGTTCGGCAACAGCGTGCTCCGCGTCGGGGCCGCCCCGCGGTGA
- a CDS encoding ABC transporter ATP-binding protein — translation MRFRAQSVLRDINLGIERGQTVCIIGESGCGKTVMLKLLIGLLQPTSGSVLFDGGDIASLRGKDLIKLRLRFGFLFQMAALFDSLTVYDNVAFGLREHHVCDEAEVKRIVSTRLQEVGLPAGLEWKKPAELSGGQRKRVGLARALALKPEVMLYDEPTTGLDPIMTDVINELILQTKESEKATGIVVTHEMKTVAKVADRVVMFYPLARLGPDDPQVIYDGPPEGLEDAADPRVRQFVRGEAGERLREMAQQRTASP, via the coding sequence ATGCGGTTCCGGGCGCAGAGCGTTCTCCGGGACATCAACCTCGGCATCGAGCGGGGCCAGACGGTCTGCATCATCGGCGAGAGCGGGTGCGGCAAGACGGTGATGCTGAAGCTGCTCATCGGCCTGCTCCAGCCGACCTCGGGCTCGGTCCTGTTCGACGGCGGCGACATCGCCTCGCTCCGGGGCAAGGATCTGATCAAGCTGCGGCTGAGGTTCGGCTTCCTCTTCCAGATGGCGGCGCTCTTCGACAGCCTGACGGTCTACGACAACGTCGCCTTCGGCCTCCGCGAGCACCACGTCTGCGACGAGGCGGAGGTCAAGCGGATCGTCTCCACCCGGCTCCAGGAGGTGGGGCTGCCCGCCGGCCTGGAGTGGAAGAAGCCGGCGGAGCTCTCCGGCGGGCAGCGGAAGCGCGTGGGGCTGGCCCGGGCGTTGGCCCTGAAGCCCGAGGTGATGCTCTACGACGAGCCGACGACCGGCCTGGACCCGATCATGACCGACGTCATCAACGAGCTGATCCTCCAGACGAAGGAGAGCGAGAAGGCGACGGGGATCGTGGTGACCCACGAGATGAAGACCGTCGCCAAGGTGGCCGACCGGGTGGTGATGTTCTACCCCCTGGCGCGGCTCGGCCCGGACGACCCGCAGGTCATCTACGACGGCCCGCCGGAGGGCCTGGAGGACGCCGCGGATCCGCGCGTCCGCCAGTTCGTCCGGGGCGAGGCCGGCGAGCGGCTCCGGGAGATGGCCCAGCAGCGGACCGCGTCGCCGTGA
- a CDS encoding NAD(P)-dependent oxidoreductase: MELAFAPGKTRIGWIGTGVMGSSMCGHLIAAGYGATVYNRTAEKTRGLAEKGAAVASSVAEVAEASDVVFTIVGYPRDVREVILGPQGVVASARPGTAIVDMTTSEPALAVEIARAAAAKGLHAVDAPVSGGDIGAREARLSIMIGGEEAVARALRPLFECMGKTIVYQGPAGSGQHTKMVNQILIASGMIAVCEALLYGHKAGLDLETVMQSVSSGAAGSWSLTNLGARMIAGNFEPGFFVEHFLKDMGIALAESRRMKLALPGLALAEQLYRAVEAQGYGRKGTQALLLALADLSRSEWPVRTQ, translated from the coding sequence ATGGAACTCGCGTTCGCCCCCGGGAAGACCCGCATCGGCTGGATCGGCACGGGCGTGATGGGGTCGTCGATGTGCGGGCACCTCATCGCGGCGGGCTACGGCGCGACGGTCTACAACCGCACGGCCGAGAAGACGCGAGGGCTGGCGGAGAAGGGGGCGGCCGTCGCGTCCTCGGTCGCCGAGGTGGCGGAGGCCTCGGACGTCGTCTTCACGATCGTCGGCTATCCGCGCGACGTCCGAGAGGTGATCCTGGGGCCGCAGGGCGTGGTCGCCTCCGCAAGGCCGGGGACCGCGATCGTGGACATGACGACGAGCGAGCCGGCGCTCGCCGTCGAGATCGCGCGGGCGGCCGCCGCGAAGGGCCTGCACGCCGTGGACGCGCCGGTCTCCGGGGGGGACATCGGCGCCCGCGAGGCGAGGCTGTCGATCATGATCGGCGGCGAGGAGGCCGTGGCCCGGGCCCTCAGGCCGCTCTTCGAGTGCATGGGCAAGACGATCGTCTACCAGGGGCCGGCCGGCTCCGGGCAGCACACCAAGATGGTCAACCAGATCCTGATCGCCTCCGGCATGATCGCCGTCTGCGAGGCCCTCCTCTACGGCCACAAGGCCGGGCTGGACCTGGAGACGGTCATGCAGAGCGTCTCCAGCGGGGCCGCGGGCTCGTGGAGCCTCACCAACCTGGGAGCCCGGATGATCGCCGGGAATTTCGAGCCGGGCTTCTTCGTGGAGCACTTCCTCAAGGACATGGGCATCGCCCTGGCGGAATCCCGACGGATGAAGCTCGCCCTCCCCGGCCTGGCGCTGGCCGAACAGCTCTACAGGGCCGTCGAGGCGCAGGGCTACGGCCGGAAGGGGACGCAAGCGCTCCTGCTAGCCCTGGCCGATCTCTCCCGATCCGAGTGGCCGGTACGGACCCAATGA
- a CDS encoding SGNH/GDSL hydrolase family protein, protein MKLRHLAAIVGIAALVAPAVARGGEGSFYLKDGDRVVFYGDSITDQLLYTTYTETFVVTRFPRLNLTFTHSGWGGDRVGGGAGGSIDRRLARDVVAYRPTVVTIMLGMNDASYRPFQQDVFDRYASGYRHIVDELKSDLPGVRLTLIRPSPYDDVTREPKFEGGYNAVLLRYADFVSELAKSSHCAVADLNAPLVEATKKAAAIDKEKATAFNPDRVHPSPAGQLIMAQSLLRAWNAPSLVSAVSLDAKGVRIISADNAEVTNLARSGDALTWTQLDKALPFPISHKSFFENLDFKDPTVALAVKTSDFFSALDRQPLKVDGLDAAAEYTLSIDGTPVGTFSTYDLGSGVNLAEYNTPMTEQALAVHHKTIDHTQMHKYRWREIQMRFQDAPAEYVRSAVEGLDGLERTLVAEQHALAQPRPHKFELKPKAK, encoded by the coding sequence ATGAAGCTTCGTCATCTCGCGGCGATCGTAGGAATCGCCGCGCTGGTCGCCCCCGCCGTCGCCAGGGGCGGCGAGGGCTCGTTCTACCTCAAGGACGGCGACCGCGTCGTCTTCTACGGCGATAGCATCACCGATCAGCTCCTCTACACGACCTACACCGAGACGTTCGTCGTCACCCGCTTCCCGCGCCTGAACCTGACCTTCACGCACTCGGGCTGGGGCGGCGACAGGGTCGGCGGCGGCGCCGGGGGCTCGATCGACCGCCGGCTGGCGCGAGACGTCGTCGCCTATCGGCCGACCGTGGTCACGATCATGCTCGGGATGAACGACGCCTCGTACCGGCCCTTCCAGCAGGACGTCTTCGACCGGTACGCCTCGGGCTACCGCCACATCGTGGACGAGCTGAAATCCGACCTGCCCGGCGTCCGGCTGACCCTGATCCGGCCCTCGCCCTACGACGACGTGACGCGCGAGCCGAAGTTCGAGGGGGGTTACAATGCCGTCCTGCTCCGCTACGCCGACTTCGTCTCCGAGCTGGCCAAGAGCAGCCATTGCGCCGTCGCCGACCTGAATGCTCCGCTCGTCGAGGCCACGAAGAAGGCCGCCGCGATCGACAAGGAGAAGGCGACCGCCTTCAACCCGGACCGCGTCCACCCCTCGCCCGCCGGACAACTGATCATGGCCCAGTCGCTGCTCAGGGCGTGGAACGCCCCGTCGCTGGTCTCGGCCGTCTCGCTCGACGCGAAGGGCGTGCGGATCATCTCGGCCGACAACGCGGAGGTCACCAACCTGGCCCGCTCGGGCGACGCGCTGACCTGGACCCAGCTTGATAAGGCCCTGCCTTTCCCGATCAGCCACAAGAGCTTCTTCGAGAACCTCGACTTCAAGGACCCGACCGTCGCCCTGGCGGTCAAGACGTCCGACTTCTTCTCGGCCCTGGACCGCCAGCCCCTCAAGGTGGACGGGCTCGACGCCGCCGCCGAATACACGCTGAGCATCGACGGCACCCCGGTCGGGACGTTCTCGACCTACGACCTCGGCAGCGGCGTCAACCTCGCCGAATACAACACGCCGATGACCGAGCAGGCGCTGGCCGTCCACCACAAGACCATCGACCACACCCAGATGCACAAGTACCGGTGGCGAGAGATCCAGATGCGCTTCCAGGATGCCCCGGCGGAGTACGTCCGCTCGGCCGTCGAAGGCCTCGACGGCCTGGAGCGGACCCTCGTCGCCGAGCAGCACGCCCTCGCCCAGCCCAGGCCGCACAAGTTCGAGCTGAAGCCGAAGGCGAAATAA
- a CDS encoding Gfo/Idh/MocA family protein, with the protein MRPLDRRSFLHNTAALAGAIAAMPPSGARAERPEDAPDGGKPAGPNEVLRVAVVGVRGRGNDHIQGFTHLKDEARVTAICDIDENVAASRKKYLEEQNGSAPKYYQDIRKLLEDKDIDIISVATTNHWHALATIWAVQAGKDVYVEKPVSHNVTEGRRMVEAARKYKKIVQTGTQCRSSKGLRDAVEFIRSGKLGQVYMAKGLCYKPRGSIGHKPDGPVPAGVDYNVWLGPAPERPFNANRFHYNWHWFWDYGNGDLGNQGIHQMDLARWGLGKQEFPKSVLASGGRFGYKDDGETPNTLSVSFEFDDCELQFEVRGLPTNDELKVKVGDIFYGTEGILAMTSYESWQVYFGDKLEKGPSGRGGGDHYLNFLKAVRARDHKILNADIEQGHLSSAYCHLGNIAYRLGRKLHINPSTESFVSDPEADAMLTREYRKPFVVPEKV; encoded by the coding sequence ATGCGTCCCCTCGATCGCCGCAGCTTCCTGCACAACACCGCCGCGCTCGCCGGCGCGATCGCCGCGATGCCGCCCTCCGGCGCCAGGGCCGAGCGGCCCGAGGACGCCCCGGACGGGGGCAAGCCGGCCGGCCCGAACGAGGTCCTCCGCGTCGCGGTCGTCGGCGTCCGGGGCCGCGGCAACGACCACATCCAGGGCTTCACCCACCTCAAGGACGAGGCGCGGGTCACGGCCATCTGCGACATCGACGAGAACGTGGCCGCGAGCCGCAAGAAGTACCTCGAGGAGCAGAACGGATCGGCCCCGAAGTACTACCAGGACATCCGCAAGCTCCTCGAAGATAAAGATATCGACATCATCTCGGTCGCCACCACCAACCACTGGCATGCGCTGGCCACCATCTGGGCCGTGCAGGCGGGGAAGGACGTCTACGTCGAGAAGCCGGTGAGCCACAACGTCACCGAGGGCCGGCGGATGGTGGAGGCCGCCCGCAAGTACAAGAAGATCGTCCAGACCGGGACGCAGTGCCGCAGCAGCAAGGGGCTCCGGGACGCCGTCGAGTTCATCCGCTCGGGCAAGCTCGGGCAGGTCTACATGGCCAAGGGCCTCTGCTACAAGCCCCGCGGCTCGATCGGCCACAAGCCGGACGGCCCGGTGCCGGCGGGCGTCGACTACAACGTCTGGCTGGGCCCCGCGCCCGAGCGGCCGTTCAACGCCAACCGGTTCCACTACAACTGGCACTGGTTCTGGGACTACGGCAACGGCGACCTGGGCAACCAGGGCATCCACCAGATGGACCTCGCCCGGTGGGGGCTGGGCAAGCAGGAGTTCCCCAAGTCGGTCCTCGCCTCCGGCGGCCGGTTCGGCTACAAGGACGACGGCGAGACCCCCAACACGCTGAGCGTCTCCTTCGAGTTCGACGACTGCGAGCTTCAGTTCGAGGTCCGCGGCCTGCCCACCAACGACGAGCTGAAGGTGAAGGTCGGCGACATCTTCTACGGCACCGAGGGCATCCTGGCCATGACCAGCTACGAGAGCTGGCAGGTCTACTTCGGCGACAAGCTGGAGAAGGGCCCCTCGGGCCGGGGCGGCGGCGACCACTACCTGAACTTCCTCAAGGCCGTCCGGGCCCGCGACCACAAGATCCTGAACGCCGACATCGAGCAGGGGCACCTCTCCAGCGCCTACTGCCACCTGGGGAACATCGCCTACCGGCTCGGCCGCAAGCTGCACATCAACCCCTCCACCGAGTCCTTCGTGAGCGACCCCGAGGCCGACGCGATGCTGACCCGCGAGTATCGCAAGCCGTTCGTGGTCCCCGAGAAGGTCTGA
- a CDS encoding LysR family transcriptional regulator, with translation MTPTLVRRLTYAGAEARSFKRAAIVMKQVAGQPVSAKTIERVVRDVGLELARRRDADPRTDDSLARRPEGPPALAVVECDGGRIRTREPGHGPGVHRTSEGWRETKNACLIRARPTTSEEDPEPEPPACFADPEHVAKIAETEALSVASMASPPESPSRAGEPPEGMEMVPPADWRPKRSVRTVLSSMADSKEFGKQMAREAKRRRFPEASAKAFLGDGLAWNWSIRKRHFGEFTPILDFIHVLSYLFLVAKAVHEGPEDAWDRYLAWMRGAWRGEVGQVIEELQAWRAKLGEPPATAPDQDPRKVLAVTITYLSNNEGRMRYPEYRRSGLPVTTAWMESLVKEVNYRVKGTEMFWNDPEGAEAILQVRAAALSDDERLEAHLETRPGCPFTRRPRAPRLTRKKIRS, from the coding sequence TTGACCCCGACCCTCGTGCGACGGCTCACCTACGCCGGAGCCGAGGCCCGCTCGTTCAAGCGGGCCGCCATCGTGATGAAGCAGGTGGCCGGCCAGCCCGTCTCGGCCAAGACCATCGAGCGCGTGGTGCGCGACGTCGGCCTCGAGCTGGCCCGACGTCGGGACGCCGATCCCAGGACCGATGACTCGCTGGCACGGCGCCCCGAGGGCCCGCCGGCGCTGGCGGTGGTCGAATGCGACGGCGGCCGGATCCGCACCCGCGAGCCGGGACACGGCCCCGGCGTCCACCGCACATCCGAGGGGTGGCGAGAGACCAAGAACGCCTGCCTGATCCGGGCCCGGCCCACGACCTCCGAGGAAGACCCCGAGCCCGAGCCGCCGGCCTGCTTCGCCGACCCGGAGCACGTGGCCAAGATCGCCGAGACCGAAGCCCTGTCGGTCGCCTCCATGGCCTCGCCGCCCGAGTCGCCATCGCGGGCCGGCGAGCCCCCCGAGGGCATGGAGATGGTGCCGCCGGCCGACTGGCGGCCGAAGCGGTCGGTGCGCACCGTGCTGAGCAGCATGGCGGACTCGAAGGAGTTCGGCAAGCAGATGGCGCGGGAAGCCAAGCGGCGGCGATTCCCCGAGGCGTCAGCCAAGGCGTTCCTGGGCGATGGGCTGGCGTGGAACTGGTCGATCCGGAAGCGGCACTTCGGCGAGTTTACGCCGATCCTCGACTTCATCCACGTGCTGAGCTACCTGTTCCTGGTGGCCAAGGCCGTGCACGAGGGGCCCGAGGACGCGTGGGACCGGTACCTGGCCTGGATGCGAGGCGCATGGCGAGGGGAGGTCGGCCAGGTGATCGAGGAGTTGCAGGCCTGGCGGGCGAAGCTGGGCGAGCCGCCCGCGACCGCGCCGGATCAGGACCCGCGGAAGGTCCTGGCCGTGACGATCACCTACCTGAGCAACAACGAAGGGCGCATGAGATATCCCGAATATCGCCGGAGCGGGCTGCCGGTGACGACGGCCTGGATGGAGTCGCTCGTCAAGGAGGTGAACTACCGGGTCAAGGGGACCGAGATGTTCTGGAACGACCCGGAGGGGGCCGAGGCCATCCTCCAGGTGCGCGCCGCGGCGCTCTCGGACGACGAACGGCTGGAGGCGCACCTCGAGACACGTCCGGGCTGTCCCTTCACTCGCCGGCCACGAGCGCCCAGATTAACGCGCAAGAAAATCAGAAGCTGA
- a CDS encoding arsenate reductase/protein-tyrosine-phosphatase family protein has translation MTEASATRAAQWIDLANCDDPRDAVHQAVACLAQGGVVAVASEAAYLLAASTLNEGAVSRLRAICGAPEGEPLPLLVRGCEEALDWAPALSSAGRRLAQRAWPGPLVLRVPSAAGEGLCGRLPRGVRDLVSPGGELALSCSAEPFLRGVADLMPGHLATGRPAEGQDVALGAESLRGLAGVDMVVDSGPARPGVESTHVRLEGGGWSILRRGAIDERALARMSSVILLFVCTGNTCRSPMAEAICKGLLARKLGCRAEELEQKGIVVLSAGVATSGGSPATSQAVEVLRALGGSLESHRSRRVTAELVRQADHLFAMTIDHLEALLSVVPEAEPYAMLLDPHGRDVPDPFGADQEVYRQTAGAIEAMLRERLREIGL, from the coding sequence ATGACCGAAGCTTCAGCGACCCGCGCGGCACAGTGGATCGACCTGGCAAACTGCGACGACCCGCGCGACGCCGTGCACCAGGCCGTGGCCTGCCTGGCGCAGGGGGGCGTGGTGGCCGTGGCGAGCGAGGCCGCCTATCTCCTGGCGGCCAGCACGCTGAACGAGGGGGCCGTGAGTCGACTCCGGGCGATCTGCGGTGCGCCGGAAGGTGAGCCGCTGCCGCTCCTGGTGCGCGGGTGCGAGGAGGCGCTCGACTGGGCGCCGGCCCTGTCCTCGGCGGGACGTCGGCTGGCCCAGAGGGCCTGGCCCGGGCCGCTGGTGCTCCGCGTCCCGTCCGCCGCCGGCGAAGGGCTCTGCGGTCGCCTTCCCCGGGGCGTCCGCGACCTGGTGTCGCCCGGGGGCGAGCTCGCCCTCTCGTGCTCGGCGGAGCCCTTCCTGCGGGGCGTGGCGGACCTCATGCCCGGCCACCTGGCCACCGGGAGGCCGGCCGAGGGCCAGGACGTGGCCCTCGGCGCCGAGTCCCTGCGCGGCCTGGCCGGGGTGGACATGGTCGTCGACTCGGGCCCGGCCCGGCCCGGCGTGGAGAGCACGCACGTCCGGCTCGAGGGCGGGGGATGGTCGATCCTCCGCCGCGGGGCCATCGACGAGCGGGCCCTGGCCCGCATGTCCTCCGTGATCCTGCTCTTCGTCTGCACGGGCAACACCTGCCGCAGCCCCATGGCGGAGGCGATCTGCAAGGGCCTGCTCGCCCGCAAGCTCGGGTGCAGGGCCGAGGAGCTGGAGCAGAAGGGGATCGTCGTGCTCTCGGCCGGGGTAGCCACGTCCGGCGGGTCACCCGCCACGAGCCAGGCCGTCGAGGTGCTCAGGGCACTGGGAGGCAGCCTGGAATCGCACCGCAGCCGGCGGGTCACCGCCGAGCTCGTCCGCCAGGCCGACCACCTCTTCGCGATGACCATCGACCACCTCGAGGCCCTCCTGAGCGTCGTCCCGGAGGCCGAGCCGTACGCGATGCTCCTGGACCCCCACGGCCGCGACGTCCCCGACCCCTTCGGCGCCGACCAGGAGGTCTACCGCCAGACCGCCGGCGCCATCGAGGCCATGCTCCGCGAGCGGCTCCGCGAGATCGGGCTCTGA
- a CDS encoding MlaE family ABC transporter permease, with translation MAVAEIGPEKGQAPSVVSPVQRLGEHVFDAVVEVGDVAQFSTKTLAWIFRRRPRWSVLVPIFYAIGVQSVSVVAITGTFIGMVLAIQAFHSFSMMGLASRLGSVINISVVRELGPVLAATMLAGRVGSSMAAELGTMRVTEQIDALTALGTNPIYYLVVPRFLACLLLIPLLTLMADFMGVIGGAVISTQVLGVDSFAYWQHSRRFVESLDIFAGVFKSFFFGAAIALISCHRGFNSTAGAEGVGKAATEAFVFSFIAILFLDFVIGLGWNTVYQSLWPQAQGLL, from the coding sequence ATGGCTGTCGCCGAAATCGGTCCCGAGAAGGGTCAGGCCCCGAGCGTCGTCTCGCCCGTCCAGCGCCTCGGGGAGCACGTCTTCGACGCGGTCGTCGAGGTCGGGGACGTCGCCCAGTTCTCGACGAAGACGCTGGCCTGGATCTTCCGCCGGCGGCCCCGGTGGTCGGTGCTCGTGCCGATCTTCTACGCGATCGGCGTGCAGAGCGTCTCGGTGGTGGCGATCACGGGCACGTTCATCGGCATGGTGCTGGCCATCCAGGCGTTCCACTCGTTCTCCATGATGGGGCTGGCCAGCCGGCTGGGGTCGGTGATCAACATCTCGGTCGTCCGGGAGCTCGGCCCGGTGCTGGCGGCGACCATGCTGGCGGGCCGCGTGGGCTCGTCCATGGCCGCGGAGCTGGGGACGATGCGGGTGACCGAGCAGATCGACGCCCTCACGGCGCTGGGGACCAATCCGATCTATTACCTGGTCGTCCCCCGGTTCCTGGCATGCCTGCTGCTGATCCCCCTGCTCACCCTGATGGCCGACTTCATGGGGGTGATCGGGGGCGCCGTGATCTCGACGCAGGTCCTGGGGGTCGATTCGTTCGCCTACTGGCAGCACTCGCGCCGCTTCGTGGAGAGCCTGGACATCTTCGCCGGGGTGTTCAAGAGCTTCTTCTTCGGCGCGGCGATCGCCCTGATCAGCTGCCACCGCGGGTTCAACTCGACCGCGGGGGCCGAGGGCGTGGGCAAGGCGGCGACCGAGGCGTTCGTCTTCTCGTTCATCGCCATCCTGTTCCTCGACTTCGTCATCGGGCTGGGCTGGAACACCGTCTATCAATCGCTCTGGCCTCAGGCCCAGGGGCTGCTATGA
- a CDS encoding YbeD family protein, protein MQQYADHRPSVELLESTHLFPGVYQMKAIGRTAGDFERRVVEAVVSQLAAPSDLDYSVRSTPGGRHVAVTLDITVQNAEQVRSIYAEVRELEGLTLLF, encoded by the coding sequence ATGCAACAATACGCCGATCATCGTCCCTCGGTGGAATTGCTCGAATCCACCCACCTGTTCCCCGGCGTCTACCAGATGAAGGCGATCGGGCGGACGGCCGGCGATTTCGAACGGCGGGTGGTCGAGGCGGTGGTCTCGCAGCTCGCCGCCCCTTCGGACCTGGACTACTCGGTGCGGAGCACGCCGGGGGGCCGGCACGTGGCCGTCACGCTGGATATCACCGTCCAGAATGCGGAGCAGGTGCGGTCCATCTACGCCGAGGTCCGCGAGCTGGAAGGGCTTACGCTCCTCTTCTGA
- a CDS encoding MlaD family protein yields MNERVMQFRIGMFVIVAGLVLTMLIVWFGESPALLRDQAYLRARYAEAPGVLEGVAVRKSGIRVGEVVAIAFDERPGQPDGVLVTLAIERKYSIRKGSVPRLSRSLIGDVSIDLLPGTGEGAMELGRKPADAPVVEGEVSVDPGKALAAATQAFDQAGDTLRSINEAATGLAKITRSADKVDEFLKTWTDTGRDVSSAGKGISTFIKDNEGDFRAAVADIRKVGDKLNETLGPETQDAVKTGVAKFSSASARLDGVLAEFSPVSKDLGAPASHAPTTDVGQAVRRINRVAADLELLSGALRNRQGTLNTDGTIQKLLTQAEIYENYNAMAINATQALNQFKTILATLRAFAERVSRDPSALSRGMLQR; encoded by the coding sequence ATGAACGAACGGGTCATGCAGTTCCGGATCGGCATGTTCGTGATCGTCGCCGGCCTGGTGCTGACGATGCTCATCGTCTGGTTCGGCGAGTCGCCGGCGCTGCTGCGGGACCAGGCCTACCTGAGGGCCCGCTACGCGGAGGCCCCCGGCGTCCTGGAGGGCGTCGCCGTGCGGAAGAGCGGGATCCGCGTCGGCGAGGTGGTCGCCATCGCCTTCGACGAGCGCCCCGGCCAGCCCGACGGCGTGCTCGTGACCCTGGCCATCGAGCGCAAGTATTCCATCCGCAAGGGGTCGGTGCCCCGGCTCTCCCGCTCGCTCATCGGCGACGTCTCCATCGACCTGCTCCCCGGCACGGGGGAGGGCGCGATGGAGCTGGGGCGCAAGCCGGCCGACGCGCCCGTCGTCGAGGGCGAGGTGTCCGTCGACCCCGGCAAGGCTCTCGCCGCGGCCACGCAGGCCTTCGACCAGGCCGGCGACACGCTCCGGAGCATCAACGAGGCGGCCACCGGCCTGGCGAAGATCACCCGGAGCGCGGACAAGGTGGACGAGTTCCTGAAGACCTGGACCGACACCGGCCGCGACGTCTCCTCCGCCGGCAAGGGGATCTCCACCTTCATCAAGGACAACGAGGGGGACTTCCGCGCCGCCGTGGCCGACATCCGGAAGGTCGGTGACAAGCTGAACGAGACGCTCGGCCCCGAGACCCAGGACGCGGTGAAGACCGGCGTCGCGAAGTTCTCCTCCGCCTCCGCCCGGCTCGACGGCGTGCTCGCCGAGTTCTCGCCCGTCTCCAAGGACCTGGGTGCGCCGGCCAGCCACGCCCCGACCACCGACGTCGGCCAGGCCGTCCGGCGGATCAATCGCGTCGCCGCGGACCTGGAGCTGCTCTCCGGGGCGCTCCGCAACCGCCAGGGGACGCTGAACACCGACGGGACCATCCAGAAGCTGCTCACCCAGGCGGAGATCTACGAGAACTACAACGCGATGGCCATCAACGCCACCCAGGCCCTCAACCAGTTCAAGACCATCCTCGCCACGCTGCGGGCCTTCGCCGAGCGGGTCTCGCGCGACCCGTCGGCGCTCTCCAGGGGCATGCTCCAGCGGTGA